Proteins encoded together in one Neobacillus sp. FSL H8-0543 window:
- a CDS encoding tRNA threonylcarbamoyladenosine dehydratase: MLHQFSRNELAMGKEGMEIMKNSTVAVLGVGGVGSFAAEALARSGVGRLILVDKDDVDITNINRQLIALLSTIGQPKVDLMKERIKDINPDCEVIALKIFYTEDTYEEFFNYNLDFVVDASDTIVYKIHLMKECLKRNIPIISSMGAANKMDPTRFQIVDISKTHTDPIAKVIRQKLRKERIHKGIPVVFSDESPIVIREDIKKEVGNEQAATRKGQMPPASNAFVPSACGLIMASYVVRKLLKDIKIQRVSDEK, translated from the coding sequence ATGTTACATCAATTTTCTCGTAATGAACTTGCCATGGGCAAAGAAGGTATGGAAATCATGAAAAACAGCACCGTTGCTGTTTTGGGAGTGGGGGGAGTTGGCTCATTCGCTGCTGAGGCGCTTGCACGCTCTGGTGTGGGCCGTTTAATACTAGTCGATAAAGATGATGTTGATATTACCAACATTAACCGCCAGCTTATTGCTCTCCTATCTACGATTGGTCAACCGAAAGTAGATCTTATGAAAGAGCGAATAAAGGATATTAACCCTGATTGTGAAGTAATTGCTTTAAAAATCTTTTATACAGAAGATACCTATGAGGAATTTTTTAATTACAATTTAGATTTTGTCGTCGATGCCTCAGATACAATTGTTTATAAAATTCATCTGATGAAGGAATGTTTAAAAAGAAACATCCCAATCATTTCGAGCATGGGTGCTGCCAATAAGATGGATCCTACCCGCTTCCAAATTGTAGATATTTCCAAAACACATACGGACCCAATCGCAAAGGTTATCCGCCAAAAGCTACGCAAGGAAAGAATCCATAAAGGCATTCCTGTTGTCTTTTCCGATGAAAGTCCAATTGTCATTCGCGAAGATATTAAAAAAGAAGTTGGAAATGAACAAGCGGCAACAAGAAAAGGACAAATGCCCCCAGCCTCAAATGCCTTTGTTCCATCTGCCTGCGGACTGATCATGGCAAGTTATGTTGTTAGAAAACTTCTAAAGGATATAAAAATTCAACGGGTATCCGATGAGAAATAA
- the aspS gene encoding aspartate--tRNA ligase — protein MYGRSYFCGDVPESAIGEKVTLKGWVQKRRDLGGLIFIDLRDRSGIVQVVFNPDLSKEALEAAEKIRNEFVLDIVGTVVAREAGTVNPNLKTGTIEVHAEKVTIINEAKTPPFTISDKTDASEDIRLKYRYLDFRRPVIFETLKMRHQVTKQIRDFLDSEGFLDIETPILTKSTPEGARDYLVPSRVHPGEFYALPQSPQLFKQMLMVGGIERYYQIARCFRDEDLRADRQPEFTQIDIETSFLSQEDIIKMMERMMTQLMKEVKGVEVPAAFPRMTYDEAMSRFGSDKPDTRFGLELVDLSEVVKDSGFKVFSAAVTNGGQVKAINVKGSADNYSRKDIDALTEFVAVYGAKGLAWLKVDEDGLKGPIAKFFGDEDANALKATLEANPGDLLLFVADKQKVVADALGALRLKLGKELNLIDQSQFNFLWVTDWPLLEYAEEEGRYYAAHHPFTMPVREDLPYLDTDPGRVRAQAYDLVLNGYELGGGSLRIFERTVQEKMFSVLGFTPEEAKNQFGFLLNAFEYGTPPHGGIALGLDRLVMLLAGSTNLRDTIAFPKTASASCLLTDAPGEVSEAQLNELYLSLKVKK, from the coding sequence ATGTATGGTCGATCATATTTTTGCGGTGATGTTCCAGAATCAGCTATAGGTGAAAAAGTAACGCTAAAAGGGTGGGTCCAAAAACGCCGAGATTTAGGCGGACTGATTTTTATTGACCTCCGCGACCGTTCAGGAATTGTTCAAGTCGTATTCAACCCGGACTTATCAAAGGAAGCCCTAGAGGCCGCTGAAAAAATCCGCAATGAGTTTGTTTTAGATATCGTTGGGACAGTTGTCGCGCGCGAAGCTGGAACGGTTAATCCAAACCTAAAGACTGGAACGATTGAAGTCCATGCGGAAAAAGTGACGATTATTAATGAGGCGAAAACACCTCCGTTTACAATATCGGATAAAACAGATGCATCGGAAGACATTCGTCTTAAATATCGTTATTTAGATTTCCGCCGTCCAGTTATTTTTGAAACCTTAAAAATGCGTCATCAAGTGACGAAGCAAATTAGAGATTTTCTTGATTCTGAAGGATTTTTGGATATTGAAACACCGATTTTGACAAAAAGTACACCTGAAGGGGCCCGTGACTATCTTGTACCAAGCCGCGTGCATCCTGGTGAATTCTATGCCCTTCCGCAATCACCGCAGCTTTTTAAACAGATGTTAATGGTTGGCGGGATTGAGCGTTACTATCAGATTGCCCGTTGCTTCCGCGATGAGGATTTGCGTGCAGACCGTCAGCCGGAATTTACACAAATCGATATTGAGACTAGTTTCTTAAGTCAAGAGGATATCATTAAGATGATGGAAAGAATGATGACTCAGTTAATGAAGGAAGTAAAAGGTGTTGAAGTACCTGCTGCTTTCCCAAGGATGACTTATGATGAAGCGATGAGCCGCTTCGGTTCAGATAAACCGGATACTCGTTTTGGACTGGAACTTGTTGACCTTTCAGAAGTTGTTAAGGATTCAGGCTTTAAAGTATTTTCTGCTGCCGTTACTAATGGGGGGCAGGTTAAGGCAATCAATGTAAAAGGTTCAGCTGATAACTATTCCCGGAAAGACATCGATGCGTTAACAGAATTTGTTGCTGTATACGGGGCAAAGGGGCTTGCATGGCTAAAGGTAGATGAAGATGGTCTGAAAGGTCCAATTGCGAAGTTCTTTGGTGATGAGGATGCAAATGCCCTTAAGGCTACGCTTGAAGCAAATCCGGGTGACCTCTTGCTATTTGTTGCAGATAAACAGAAGGTTGTTGCTGATGCATTAGGCGCTCTCCGCTTAAAGTTAGGGAAAGAATTAAATTTAATTGATCAAAGTCAGTTCAACTTCTTGTGGGTTACTGATTGGCCGCTTCTTGAATACGCAGAGGAAGAGGGACGCTATTATGCTGCCCATCATCCATTTACCATGCCTGTTAGGGAAGATCTTCCTTACCTCGATACAGACCCGGGCAGAGTGCGTGCGCAAGCTTATGACCTTGTGTTAAACGGATACGAGCTCGGCGGAGGATCATTAAGGATATTCGAAAGAACTGTTCAAGAAAAAATGTTTAGTGTTCTCGGTTTCACACCTGAAGAAGCTAAGAATCAGTTTGGCTTCCTGCTAAATGCTTTCGAATATGGAACACCTCCACATGGAGGAATTGCCCTTGGGTTAGACCGTTTGGTGATGCTTCTAGCTGGAAGCACTAATTTACGGGATACGATTGCATTTCCAAAAACTGCTAGTGCAAGTTGTTTGTTAACAGATGCACCTGGTGAGGTTTCAGAAGCCCAGTTAAATGAGCTTTACTTGTCATTAAAGGTTAAGAAATAA
- the hisS gene encoding histidine--tRNA ligase, which translates to MSISIPRGTQDILPGEVEKWQLIEAKARELCEKYQYQEIRTPIFEHTDLFSRGVGDTTDIVQKEMYTFTDRGDRSLTLRPEGTAAVVRSFVEKKMFGYANQPVKLYYLGPMFRYERPQAGRFRQFVQFGIEALGSNDPAIDAEVISLAMNLYKEMGLKKLKLVVNSLGDKESRNAHRNALVNHFKPRIGEFCQDCQNRLEKNPLRILDCKQDHKHELMASAPSIIDYLNEESKAYFEKLQKYLTQLDITFVVDPNLVRGLDYYNHTAFEIMSDAEGFGAITTLCGGGRYNGLAEEIGGPETPGIGFALSIERFIAALNAEGVELNINQPIDCYIATLGEEAKDYSVGLLQQLRLAGISAERDYLNRKIKAQFKAADRLKAKYVAVLGDEELKNNIINLKNMETGEQVEVDLADLSKHLQEIKDWEE; encoded by the coding sequence ATGTCTATTAGTATTCCTAGAGGCACCCAAGACATTCTGCCCGGAGAGGTAGAAAAGTGGCAGCTGATTGAGGCAAAGGCGAGAGAACTTTGCGAAAAATATCAATATCAAGAAATTCGGACACCAATCTTTGAACATACGGATTTATTCTCTAGAGGTGTAGGCGATACAACTGATATTGTGCAAAAAGAAATGTACACCTTTACTGATCGGGGAGACCGCAGCCTGACGCTAAGACCAGAAGGAACGGCCGCTGTTGTTAGATCGTTTGTAGAGAAGAAGATGTTTGGCTATGCCAACCAGCCTGTTAAGCTTTATTATTTGGGGCCAATGTTCCGATATGAACGCCCTCAGGCAGGTCGCTTCCGTCAATTTGTCCAATTTGGCATTGAGGCGTTAGGAAGTAATGACCCGGCTATCGATGCTGAGGTAATTTCACTAGCGATGAATTTATATAAGGAAATGGGCTTAAAGAAACTGAAGCTCGTTGTTAATAGTCTCGGAGACAAGGAGAGCAGAAACGCTCACCGCAATGCGTTAGTTAACCACTTTAAGCCACGGATTGGAGAGTTTTGTCAGGATTGCCAGAACCGTCTTGAAAAAAATCCATTAAGGATCCTTGACTGTAAACAAGACCACAAGCACGAATTGATGGCTTCTGCACCATCCATCATCGATTATTTAAATGAGGAGTCAAAAGCCTATTTTGAAAAACTGCAAAAGTACTTAACTCAATTGGATATTACTTTTGTTGTTGACCCAAATCTCGTTCGCGGCTTAGATTATTACAATCACACTGCGTTTGAAATTATGAGTGATGCCGAGGGCTTTGGTGCTATTACCACTTTATGTGGCGGCGGTCGATATAACGGCTTAGCTGAAGAAATTGGTGGCCCAGAAACACCTGGAATTGGGTTTGCCTTAAGTATCGAGCGTTTTATTGCAGCACTTAATGCAGAAGGAGTCGAGCTTAATATTAATCAGCCGATTGATTGCTATATAGCAACCCTCGGTGAGGAAGCAAAGGACTATAGTGTCGGGCTTCTGCAACAGCTTCGATTGGCTGGTATTTCTGCTGAGAGAGATTATCTAAATCGAAAAATCAAAGCTCAATTTAAGGCTGCTGATCGATTGAAAGCGAAGTATGTTGCCGTACTTGGTGACGAGGAATTGAAAAATAATATTATTAATTTGAAAAATATGGAAACGGGCGAACAAGTGGAAGTTGATTTAGCGGACTTGAGCAAACATTTACAAGAGATAAAGGATTGGGAGGAGTGA
- a CDS encoding SH3 domain-containing protein, with the protein MCRRFSLPLFCFMLVFGAFQLPEKSYATGGTITIAEETVNVRSGPSLSYQLVKQVKHGEKYSMIKEQNNWIEIQLSSGKTGWVANWVVTINSSFASKAAKGSMQATAEVSEDQLRVRSGPGTSFRIIGVLNKGQAVTVLEDNENWLKVKTDFGEGWVTRQYVLIKNSQDPPKSESKKTSTGVVNELINVRNEPSISSTILGKLPKGRTITIYSKKDNWLEIQFENQKAWVSADYVQTEGENEKAEKSSSGITGELTASTLNVRSNYSLNSSIVGTITKGQRFSIIEENNNWIKIEYQPGKFGWAAGWYFSKNQSQENLSSKDSKITILHNGTNIRKSPSVESEVLHRANEGETFSIKKAENNWYEISLGDGSSGFVAGWIVTANGAGPIIEKQGVESYLKYKTIVIDPGHGGIDDGATGTNGTREKELTLRTATLLYDKLKSAGANVILTRSNDSYLPLPSRVRTAGVHQADAFISLHYDSNLDRSIRGMTGYYYHPYQKELADYLYHSTNEHTRLKSRGVRQGDYHVIRENNQKSVLMELGYISNPEEAMTLNSSQFQENAATGLYNGLARFFKDN; encoded by the coding sequence ATGTGCAGAAGGTTTAGTCTACCTTTATTTTGCTTCATGTTAGTTTTCGGTGCCTTTCAGTTGCCAGAAAAAAGCTATGCAACAGGCGGTACGATTACGATAGCTGAGGAGACCGTCAATGTACGCAGCGGCCCGAGTTTAAGCTACCAATTAGTGAAGCAAGTAAAGCACGGCGAAAAATACTCGATGATAAAAGAACAGAATAACTGGATTGAAATCCAGCTTTCTAGCGGAAAAACAGGATGGGTGGCCAATTGGGTTGTAACAATAAACAGCAGCTTTGCTTCAAAAGCAGCTAAAGGCTCAATGCAAGCAACCGCAGAAGTGTCTGAAGACCAATTACGCGTTCGTTCCGGTCCGGGGACAAGCTTCCGGATCATCGGTGTTTTAAACAAAGGACAAGCTGTCACGGTCCTTGAAGACAATGAAAACTGGTTAAAGGTCAAAACGGATTTCGGCGAAGGCTGGGTAACCCGACAATACGTATTAATAAAGAATAGTCAGGATCCTCCTAAGTCAGAATCAAAAAAAACAAGCACGGGTGTTGTTAATGAATTAATAAATGTAAGAAATGAGCCTTCCATATCAAGTACTATTCTTGGGAAACTCCCAAAAGGAAGAACCATTACCATTTATTCCAAAAAGGATAATTGGTTAGAGATACAGTTTGAAAATCAAAAGGCATGGGTCAGCGCTGATTATGTTCAAACCGAAGGAGAAAACGAAAAGGCAGAAAAAAGTTCTAGCGGGATTACAGGAGAGTTAACGGCAAGCACTCTTAATGTTCGCAGCAATTATTCATTAAATTCAAGCATCGTTGGAACAATTACAAAAGGACAGCGATTTTCGATTATTGAGGAAAACAACAATTGGATTAAAATTGAATACCAGCCAGGCAAGTTTGGCTGGGCAGCTGGCTGGTACTTTAGTAAGAATCAATCCCAAGAAAATCTTAGTTCAAAAGATAGTAAAATTACCATCCTTCATAATGGGACAAACATCCGAAAAAGCCCATCTGTTGAATCAGAGGTTCTTCACCGAGCGAATGAAGGGGAAACTTTTTCTATTAAAAAGGCAGAAAATAATTGGTATGAAATTAGCCTTGGAGATGGTTCAAGCGGGTTTGTAGCCGGTTGGATTGTCACCGCCAATGGAGCTGGTCCAATTATTGAAAAACAAGGTGTAGAAAGTTATCTTAAATACAAAACCATCGTCATTGACCCCGGTCACGGAGGGATTGATGACGGTGCAACGGGAACGAATGGAACACGCGAAAAAGAACTGACACTGCGAACAGCTACGCTTTTATATGACAAGTTAAAATCGGCTGGTGCTAATGTTATTCTAACTAGAAGCAACGATTCCTATCTCCCCCTTCCCTCAAGGGTAAGGACGGCTGGTGTACACCAAGCAGATGCATTTATAAGCCTGCATTATGATAGCAATTTAGACAGAAGCATCCGGGGGATGACTGGTTACTATTATCATCCCTATCAAAAGGAGCTCGCCGACTATTTATACCATTCAACAAATGAGCACACAAGATTGAAAAGTCGCGGTGTACGTCAAGGTGATTACCACGTGATTCGTGAAAACAATCAGAAATCAGTGCTCATGGAACTAGGTTATATTAGCAATCCTGAGGAAGCGATGACACTAAATTCGAGTCAATTCCAAGAAAATGCAGCAACAGGTCTTTATAATGGACTTGCACGCTTCTTTAAAGATAATTAA
- the dtd gene encoding D-aminoacyl-tRNA deacylase encodes MRVVVQRSKKAKVTVDERIVGQISKGLVLLVGVTHEDTEADAAFLAEKIVNLRIFEDDAGKMNLSLIDVGGEILSISQFTLYGDCRKGRRPNFMDAARPDQANLLYETFNRLLRNKNIKVETGRFGAMMDVDLTNDGPVTLIIESKS; translated from the coding sequence ATGAGAGTTGTTGTTCAGCGCAGTAAAAAGGCTAAAGTTACCGTTGACGAAAGAATTGTTGGACAGATTTCAAAAGGTCTTGTTTTGCTTGTTGGTGTCACACATGAAGACACCGAAGCGGATGCAGCATTTTTGGCAGAGAAAATAGTTAATTTAAGGATATTTGAAGATGATGCCGGGAAAATGAATTTATCCTTAATCGATGTCGGCGGTGAAATTCTCTCGATCTCACAGTTCACGCTATATGGTGATTGCCGTAAAGGGAGAAGACCTAATTTCATGGATGCTGCAAGACCTGATCAAGCAAATCTCCTTTACGAAACCTTTAACCGTTTACTAAGAAACAAAAATATAAAGGTTGAGACTGGCCGATTTGGCGCGATGATGGATGTTGACTTAACGAACGATGGTCCGGTTACACTTATCATTGAAAGTAAATCCTAA
- a CDS encoding bifunctional (p)ppGpp synthetase/guanosine-3',5'-bis(diphosphate) 3'-pyrophosphohydrolase — protein MANDQVLTADQVIDKAKAYLNEEHVELVAKAYEFAKHAHREQYRKSGEPYIIHPIQVAGILADLEMDPATVASGFLHDVVEDTDVTLKDIQVAFNDEVAMLVDGVTKLGKIKYKSHEEQQAENHRKMFVAMAQDIRVILIKLADRLHNMRTLKHLPIEKQRRISNETLEIFAPLAHRLGISKIKWELEDTALRYLNPQQYYRIVNLMKRKRAEREQYLEDVMLEVSGRMEEVSISAELSGRPKHIYSIYRKMALQNKQFSEIYDLLAVRIVVNSIKDCYAVLGIIHTCWKPMPGRFKDYIAMPKPNMYQSLHTTVIGPKGDPLEVQIRTSEMHRIAEFGIAAHWAYKEGKALSDTTSYEQKLTWFREILEFQNDTANAEEFMESLKIDLFSDMVFVFTPKGDVIELPSGSVPIDFAYRIHSEIGNKTIGAKVNGKMVTLDYRLKTGDIIEILTSKHSYGPSQDWLKLAQTSQAKNKIRAFFKKQRREENVVKGKELVEKEIRAMEFDLKEILTADNIKKVAEKFNFFSEDDMYAAVGYNGVTALQVANRLTEKWRKKRDKELSSDISNAITDLKAFPSTKKRESGVRVSGIDNLLIRLSRCCNPVPGDEIVGFITKGRGVSVHRSDCTNIDSNDAQARLIPVEWETSLNDRKEYNVDIEISGYDRRGLLNEVLQAVNETKTNISAVSGRSDRNKMATISMSIAINNVNHLQRVVDRIKQIRDIYSVRRIMN, from the coding sequence ATGGCGAACGATCAAGTGTTAACCGCCGATCAGGTCATCGATAAAGCTAAAGCCTATTTGAACGAGGAACATGTTGAATTAGTTGCAAAGGCGTATGAATTCGCTAAACATGCCCATCGTGAACAATATAGAAAATCAGGTGAGCCTTATATTATTCATCCCATTCAGGTTGCTGGAATTTTGGCTGACTTGGAGATGGATCCTGCAACGGTTGCCTCGGGTTTTCTTCATGACGTCGTAGAAGACACGGATGTTACGTTAAAAGACATTCAAGTGGCCTTTAATGATGAAGTGGCTATGCTTGTTGATGGCGTGACAAAGCTAGGGAAAATTAAATATAAATCCCACGAGGAGCAGCAGGCAGAAAACCACAGAAAAATGTTTGTGGCTATGGCCCAGGATATCCGTGTTATTTTGATTAAGCTTGCTGACCGCTTGCATAATATGAGGACGCTTAAACATCTTCCTATTGAAAAGCAACGTCGGATTTCAAATGAGACACTTGAGATCTTTGCACCTTTGGCTCACCGTCTAGGTATCTCTAAGATTAAGTGGGAGTTAGAAGATACTGCATTAAGGTATTTAAATCCGCAGCAATACTACCGGATTGTAAACTTAATGAAGAGAAAGCGTGCGGAACGAGAGCAGTATTTAGAAGATGTTATGCTTGAAGTGAGCGGAAGGATGGAAGAGGTATCCATCAGTGCTGAACTTTCAGGACGGCCAAAGCATATTTATAGTATTTATCGCAAGATGGCTCTCCAAAATAAACAATTTAGTGAAATTTATGATTTGCTGGCTGTTCGGATTGTCGTGAACAGTATTAAGGATTGCTACGCTGTTTTAGGTATCATTCATACATGCTGGAAACCTATGCCAGGTCGGTTCAAGGATTATATTGCGATGCCAAAGCCGAATATGTATCAATCCTTGCATACCACCGTGATTGGTCCAAAGGGTGATCCGCTAGAAGTGCAAATTAGAACCTCTGAAATGCACCGGATTGCTGAATTTGGTATTGCTGCACACTGGGCATATAAAGAGGGGAAAGCGCTTAGTGATACTACCTCTTATGAACAAAAATTAACTTGGTTTAGAGAAATTCTCGAATTCCAAAATGATACCGCAAATGCGGAGGAGTTTATGGAATCACTGAAAATTGACTTGTTTTCAGATATGGTGTTTGTGTTTACACCAAAAGGTGATGTTATTGAATTGCCGTCTGGTTCAGTTCCTATTGATTTTGCATACCGCATCCATTCGGAAATTGGCAATAAAACGATAGGTGCAAAAGTGAACGGCAAAATGGTGACGCTCGACTATAGGCTGAAGACAGGGGATATTATCGAGATCCTCACTTCCAAGCATTCTTATGGACCAAGTCAAGATTGGTTAAAGCTTGCACAAACTTCACAGGCAAAGAACAAAATTCGTGCCTTTTTCAAGAAACAGCGTCGAGAAGAAAATGTTGTTAAAGGTAAAGAGTTAGTTGAAAAAGAAATTCGTGCAATGGAATTCGATTTAAAGGAAATTTTAACAGCAGATAATATAAAAAAGGTAGCTGAAAAGTTTAATTTTTTCAGTGAAGATGATATGTACGCAGCAGTCGGTTATAACGGTGTAACAGCGCTGCAAGTTGCAAACCGTTTAACAGAGAAGTGGCGGAAAAAGCGTGATAAGGAACTATCTTCGGATATTTCGAATGCCATTACAGATTTAAAAGCATTTCCATCGACCAAAAAACGTGAATCCGGTGTTCGCGTCTCTGGGATAGATAATTTATTAATCCGATTATCAAGGTGCTGTAATCCTGTCCCTGGTGATGAAATTGTTGGCTTTATCACAAAAGGGCGTGGTGTTTCTGTTCACCGTTCTGATTGCACGAATATTGATTCAAACGATGCGCAGGCAAGATTAATCCCTGTCGAGTGGGAAACCTCGTTGAATGATCGCAAAGAATATAATGTTGATATTGAAATTAGCGGCTATGATCGTCGCGGATTATTAAATGAAGTATTACAAGCAGTCAATGAAACGAAAACAAATATCTCAGCCGTATCAGGTCGGTCTGACCGCAATAAAATGGCAACGATTAGCATGTCTATTGCTATTAACAACGTTAACCATTTGCAAAGGGTAGTAGATCGGATTAAACAGATACGGGATATTTATTCCGTTCGTCGAATCATGAATTAA
- a CDS encoding adenine phosphoribosyltransferase produces MDLKQFITIVEDYPKPGIKFKDITTLMDNGEAYKYATDQIVSYAKEKNIDVVVGPEARGFIIGCPVAYSLGLGFAPVRKEGKLPRETIKVNYGLEYGTDVLTIHKDAIKPGQRVLITDDLLATGGTIGATIQLVEELGGIVAGIAFLIELSYLDGRSKLGGYDILTLMKY; encoded by the coding sequence ATGGACTTAAAACAATTTATCACAATCGTAGAGGATTATCCGAAGCCAGGTATAAAATTCAAAGATATTACTACTTTAATGGATAACGGTGAGGCCTATAAATATGCAACAGACCAAATTGTTTCCTATGCAAAGGAAAAAAACATTGATGTGGTTGTTGGTCCTGAAGCGCGCGGCTTTATTATTGGCTGTCCTGTGGCCTATTCATTAGGACTTGGATTTGCTCCTGTTCGAAAAGAAGGTAAACTTCCAAGAGAAACGATTAAGGTTAATTATGGATTGGAATATGGCACTGATGTTTTAACGATTCATAAAGATGCGATTAAACCAGGACAACGTGTTTTAATTACAGATGATTTATTAGCAACTGGGGGCACGATTGGTGCAACCATTCAATTAGTTGAAGAACTTGGCGGCATAGTAGCAGGTATTGCTTTTCTTATTGAGTTATCCTACCTTGATGGCCGAAGTAAACTTGGCGGTTACGATATTTTAACATTAATGAAGTACTAA